A single region of the Candidatus Omnitrophota bacterium genome encodes:
- a CDS encoding NAD(P)-dependent oxidoreductase — MKTYFNTKTFDAFLKKSPLVITDDVNEASLLVLGAKKIDFSVFPKLKAVYRFGVGQENVDFNYLKSRDVAIHFPAEAVKDIVYEGTANFTVLGIMSLIFDNICGDAESWTKEKRVFLKNRKALVIGMGHIGRKVFEKLSVFMTMQSFDVLKNSMDELELLIREADVITIHIPLNDQTKNFFDEEKLSWVKEDVILANTARGDLYNEGALYKKLTQSKCRAFFDVFWQEPYSGKLKELGYKKFLMTPHSASNTRDFVEKGFSEILEIDRSLKRDG, encoded by the coding sequence ATGAAAACTTACTTTAATACAAAGACATTTGATGCTTTTTTAAAGAAATCGCCGCTCGTGATTACGGATGATGTGAATGAAGCATCGCTGCTTGTGTTGGGGGCAAAAAAAATTGATTTTTCAGTTTTTCCGAAATTAAAAGCGGTTTACCGTTTTGGCGTAGGGCAAGAAAATGTCGATTTTAATTATTTAAAAAGCAGGGATGTGGCGATTCATTTTCCGGCGGAGGCTGTTAAAGATATCGTTTATGAAGGAACGGCAAACTTTACTGTTTTAGGGATTATGTCATTGATCTTTGACAATATTTGCGGAGATGCGGAAAGCTGGACCAAAGAAAAGCGCGTCTTTCTCAAAAATAGAAAGGCTCTGGTGATCGGCATGGGGCACATTGGACGAAAGGTATTTGAGAAATTATCAGTGTTCATGACTATGCAGTCATTTGATGTGTTGAAAAATTCTATGGATGAGCTTGAGCTACTTATTCGAGAGGCGGATGTCATTACAATCCATATCCCATTGAATGATCAGACTAAGAATTTTTTTGATGAAGAAAAATTATCTTGGGTTAAAGAGGATGTGATTCTGGCTAATACGGCACGTGGTGATTTGTATAATGAAGGCGCTTTGTATAAGAAATTGACGCAAAGCAAATGCCGCGCATTTTTTGATGTGTTTTGGCAAGAGCCATATTCAGGAAAATTGAAAGAGCTCGGATATAAGAAATTCTTGATGACGCCTCATTCGGCCAGTAACACCAGAGACTTTGTTGAAAAAGGATTTTCAGAAATTCTTGAAATTGATAGGAGCTTGAAGCGTGATGGGTAA
- a CDS encoding Gfo/Idh/MocA family oxidoreductase: MGKTINFGIVGYGKMGKIRYETLSEMDGCCVKSIYEAAEGVEFPEDVTIARFPDDIFTNPDIDAVVISTPNHFIKEYVVKSLEQGKHVFAEKPPGRDLEEVCAMREALNKAKDSKLMFGFNHRHHESMIKAKSLIDSGEYGKVLWMRGRYGKSVDDTFFGNWRSKKDLAGGGIFLDQGIHMLDLFLMFCKDFDEVKALVSNLYWHLDIEDNVFAIFHNKEGQVASLHSTMTQWRHIFSLEIFLEHGYMTINGLKTSSNSYGDEILTVAKNRSLPPAASWTDEEKHAYHVDTSWKTELEIFVDAVANNKDISVGSIDDAVKLMTLVEKVYAQQ, translated from the coding sequence ATGGGTAAAACAATTAATTTTGGTATTGTTGGCTATGGAAAGATGGGGAAAATTCGCTATGAAACATTATCAGAGATGGACGGATGTTGTGTTAAGTCAATCTATGAGGCTGCAGAAGGGGTTGAGTTTCCTGAAGATGTAACGATTGCGAGATTTCCCGATGACATTTTTACAAATCCTGATATTGATGCGGTAGTGATTAGCACGCCGAATCATTTTATCAAAGAGTATGTTGTTAAAAGTTTAGAACAAGGCAAGCATGTATTTGCTGAAAAGCCTCCGGGAAGAGACCTTGAGGAAGTTTGCGCTATGCGCGAGGCATTAAACAAAGCGAAGGATTCTAAGTTGATGTTTGGTTTTAATCATCGTCATCATGAAAGTATGATCAAGGCTAAAAGTCTTATTGATTCTGGGGAATATGGTAAAGTTTTATGGATGCGTGGGCGATATGGGAAAAGTGTGGATGATACTTTTTTTGGCAATTGGCGATCGAAAAAAGATTTGGCTGGCGGTGGCATTTTTTTGGACCAGGGTATTCATATGCTGGATTTGTTTTTAATGTTCTGCAAGGATTTTGACGAAGTGAAGGCCCTTGTATCGAATTTATATTGGCATCTGGATATTGAAGATAATGTCTTTGCCATTTTTCATAATAAAGAAGGACAGGTTGCGTCTTTACATTCTACGATGACCCAATGGCGTCATATTTTTTCGCTAGAGATTTTTTTGGAACACGGATATATGACGATCAATGGATTGAAAACAAGTTCAAACAGCTATGGGGATGAGATTTTGACTGTAGCCAAAAACAGAAGTCTTCCGCCGGCAGCTAGTTGGACGGATGAAGAAAAACATGCTTATCATGTGGATACGTCCTGGAAAACTGAATTAGAAATTTTTGTCGACGCTGTGGCCAACAATAAAGATATTTCTGTGGGCAGCATTGATGATGCGGTAAAGTTAATGACCTTAGTGGAAAAAGTTTATGCTCAACAATAG
- a CDS encoding oligosaccharide flippase family protein, with protein MKQLIFKNTFFCGLSTFVIGLTGLFLLPFMIIKLGAEQYGLIAIVYIFTMNGYINLFELGFQGGVARYVAKYKEEQNVQGLFSVTISSFAIFLALGVVLLAVSFLFKGFLVDLFKIPALYASSVSTVLGWVFLSYLFVFPSVVFMGYFQGLQRYDVLKITEIVTYLSYALGTFFYLNSGGSNFQMILYFFLISLFFRFVTYGVFFVFDFSQSGARVLFDKEEVAKVWGMAKYLFAGKPASMLYHNAPRLMVAIFLGPVAMTGYEIVMKIPRFLKSGLGFLNSAVMPVASTLEARGDQVRLKKLFLCGFKYQFLFLLPALSVCFLFSREILHFWMPAEYEHLFPLLRIMFVWNLLAPLVAYSNSIMTGMERKLKLMAFWVWGVVLISTLFIVLTIHWWGLYSAVIGYLLGTVLWIPFIAIWTCRETGSSSTEFFLILGNGLKYVFIPLTLYVIFRHFLSNIVLVALFAVLCMASYFVVLFYKYLTQEERGFIVSLLPMSAENYFRGRK; from the coding sequence TTGAAGCAGTTGATTTTTAAAAATACATTTTTTTGCGGCCTATCAACCTTTGTTATTGGCTTGACGGGGTTGTTTTTGTTGCCTTTTATGATTATTAAATTGGGGGCTGAGCAGTATGGCCTTATCGCTATTGTTTATATTTTTACAATGAATGGCTATATCAATCTTTTTGAGTTGGGATTTCAGGGTGGAGTAGCGCGTTATGTGGCTAAATATAAAGAAGAGCAGAATGTTCAGGGTCTATTTTCAGTAACCATTTCTTCGTTTGCGATTTTTCTTGCTTTAGGTGTTGTTTTATTAGCTGTTTCTTTTTTGTTTAAAGGCTTTTTAGTTGATCTTTTTAAGATTCCAGCGTTGTATGCAAGCTCAGTATCTACTGTCTTGGGATGGGTATTTTTATCTTATTTGTTTGTCTTTCCTTCAGTTGTCTTTATGGGTTATTTTCAAGGGTTGCAGCGATATGATGTTTTAAAAATTACTGAAATCGTAACTTATTTGAGCTATGCTCTGGGCACCTTTTTTTATCTGAATAGCGGCGGTAGTAATTTTCAAATGATTTTATATTTTTTTCTTATTTCTTTATTTTTTCGTTTTGTGACATACGGGGTATTTTTTGTGTTTGATTTTTCTCAGTCTGGGGCTCGGGTCTTGTTCGACAAAGAGGAGGTGGCTAAAGTCTGGGGGATGGCAAAATATTTGTTTGCTGGAAAGCCCGCGAGCATGCTCTATCATAACGCCCCTCGTTTAATGGTGGCCATTTTTTTAGGACCTGTTGCGATGACAGGCTATGAGATAGTTATGAAGATTCCTCGTTTTTTAAAGAGTGGGTTAGGTTTTTTAAACAGCGCGGTGATGCCTGTTGCTAGCACTTTAGAAGCAAGAGGGGATCAGGTTAGATTAAAAAAGCTGTTTTTGTGCGGATTTAAGTATCAGTTTCTTTTTCTTTTGCCGGCCTTGAGCGTTTGTTTTCTTTTCTCCAGAGAAATTCTTCACTTCTGGATGCCGGCTGAATATGAGCACTTATTTCCTTTGTTGCGGATTATGTTTGTTTGGAATCTTTTGGCGCCCCTGGTTGCTTATAGTAATTCGATTATGACAGGTATGGAGCGAAAGCTTAAGCTTATGGCATTTTGGGTTTGGGGCGTTGTTCTTATTTCGACTTTATTTATTGTGCTGACGATTCATTGGTGGGGTCTGTATTCAGCGGTTATTGGTTATCTTTTAGGAACAGTTTTGTGGATTCCATTTATTGCTATTTGGACCTGTAGGGAGACGGGGTCATCTTCGACTGAATTTTTCTTAATTTTAGGAAATGGATTGAAATATGTTTTTATACCATTAACATTGTATGTAATATTTCGACATTTTTTAAGCAATATTGTTTTGGTTGCCTTGTTTGCAGTATTGTGCATGGCAAGTTATTTTGTTGTGTTATTTTATAAATACTTAACTCAAGAAGAGCGAGGGTTCATAGTGAGCCTTTTACCGATGTCTGCTGAGAATTATTTTCGAGGACGGAAATGA
- a CDS encoding SDR family NAD(P)-dependent oxidoreductase, with product MSTLDFNNKTVLVTGASRGIGQFVARKFHELGADLILTATALTSFEGMIPDAEQHALDFTDQASVEVFIKVLDGKKVDVLVNNAGIHSLQAVGEMDSETFDKICRVNLWGAAVLCNAVAKGMKERKGGRIVNVSSIAAMVSKPGSGAYSASKAGLLGFTRSCALDMAPFNVLVNAVCPGTTQTDMVENILSDEQKKRIISHVPLKRLGNPKEVAELIVFLCSDLNTYMTGQSLIIDGGYIIQ from the coding sequence ATGAGTACGTTAGATTTTAATAATAAGACAGTTTTGGTGACCGGCGCAAGCCGAGGAATTGGTCAATTTGTGGCACGTAAGTTTCATGAGCTTGGAGCAGATCTGATTTTAACGGCAACAGCGCTAACCAGCTTTGAAGGCATGATTCCTGATGCTGAACAGCATGCTCTTGATTTTACTGATCAGGCCTCTGTTGAGGTTTTTATAAAGGTTCTTGATGGGAAAAAAGTTGATGTTTTGGTCAATAATGCTGGGATTCATTCTTTGCAAGCGGTTGGAGAGATGGACTCTGAAACATTTGATAAAATTTGCCGTGTAAATCTTTGGGGTGCGGCAGTGTTGTGTAACGCAGTGGCCAAAGGAATGAAAGAGAGAAAGGGCGGGCGTATTGTTAATGTTAGTTCTATTGCAGCGATGGTCTCAAAACCTGGTTCTGGAGCTTATTCTGCGTCTAAGGCAGGGCTGTTGGGATTTACTCGATCTTGCGCTCTTGATATGGCACCGTTTAATGTATTGGTTAATGCGGTTTGCCCTGGGACAACACAAACAGATATGGTTGAGAATATTTTAAGTGATGAGCAAAAGAAAAGAATTATTAGTCATGTTCCTTTAAAACGATTAGGCAATCCTAAGGAGGTTGCGGAGCTAATTGTTTTCTTGTGTTCTGATTTAAACACCTATATGACAGGGCAGTCATTAATTATCGATGGAGGATATATAATACAATGA
- a CDS encoding SDR family NAD(P)-dependent oxidoreductase produces the protein MLNNSLNNLTVLVTGGTRGIGCAIVEVFLDQGATVIYTGIKKEDPNKNNRAKYVQLDFCSDESVAQALETILSHHRIDILINNAGINIIEPIDQLKEEHWDRIFKVNLKGSAWLIKEFSRHMIDQGIKGKVLNISSIFGVVSRAKRASYSSSKSGILGLTRASALDLAPHQILVNALSPGFTDTELTREVLGEEGMRELAQQIPLKRCADVKEIAHWALFLCSPHNSYITGQNFVVDGGFIIQ, from the coding sequence ATGCTCAACAATAGTTTGAATAATCTTACAGTTTTAGTGACTGGTGGAACGCGTGGCATTGGATGTGCCATTGTTGAAGTCTTCCTCGATCAGGGTGCAACGGTGATTTATACCGGTATCAAAAAGGAGGATCCAAACAAGAATAATCGTGCGAAATATGTTCAGTTGGATTTTTGTTCGGATGAAAGCGTCGCTCAGGCATTAGAAACAATTTTATCTCATCATCGTATTGATATTTTGATCAATAATGCAGGAATTAATATTATTGAGCCTATTGATCAACTTAAAGAAGAGCATTGGGATCGTATTTTTAAAGTTAATTTGAAAGGAAGTGCTTGGCTCATCAAAGAGTTTTCTAGGCATATGATTGATCAGGGGATTAAAGGAAAAGTTCTCAATATCAGTTCAATTTTCGGAGTAGTTTCCAGGGCGAAGCGAGCGAGCTATTCATCTTCAAAATCAGGGATATTGGGGTTAACTCGGGCATCTGCCTTGGATTTGGCACCGCATCAAATCTTGGTGAATGCATTGTCGCCGGGGTTTACAGATACTGAATTAACGCGCGAAGTTTTAGGTGAAGAGGGAATGAGGGAGTTGGCTCAGCAAATTCCTCTTAAACGTTGTGCTGATGTTAAAGAAATTGCTCACTGGGCATTGTTTTTATGCTCGCCGCATAATTCTTATATAACGGGTCAGAATTTTGTTGTTGACGGAGGGTTTATTATTCAATGA
- a CDS encoding iron-containing alcohol dehydrogenase — MKIESRVKNYDVEMADAILQNKQMLLDGFSCSNEFYFIDENVYKIYQKEIDVFTQGAKILVIEAHETNKEYIKLAEYYSWLIEHQFTRKDVLITIGGGILQDISGFIASTLYRGMKWIFLPTTLLAQADSCIGSKTSINFKDSKNLIGSFYPPDRIFIDSAFCKTLTPEYFNSGVGEVIKFHLLSNQEGYKKLKTYIFAKDGHESQLLKDIIWSTLNIKRSYFEEDEFDTDRRNLLNYGHCFGHALESASHFEVCHGEGVLVGMSFADLLSLKRGAMSQSLYGEFQKIYEGHYPDFDLSTIAAEEIVKYLKKDKKRVGKDLTMVIGEDIGKFHKCDNITEDEVHKVYQEFLVKWQTYRKLDS; from the coding sequence ATGAAAATAGAGTCACGTGTAAAAAATTATGATGTGGAGATGGCTGATGCCATTTTGCAAAATAAGCAGATGCTGCTTGATGGGTTTTCCTGCAGCAATGAATTTTATTTTATTGATGAAAATGTTTATAAGATTTATCAGAAGGAAATTGATGTCTTTACGCAAGGGGCTAAGATTCTGGTTATCGAGGCGCATGAAACTAATAAAGAATACATTAAACTTGCTGAGTATTATTCATGGCTCATTGAGCACCAATTTACGCGTAAAGATGTTTTGATCACAATTGGCGGAGGAATTTTACAGGACATAAGTGGGTTTATCGCCTCAACCCTTTATCGCGGCATGAAGTGGATTTTTTTACCAACAACATTGCTTGCTCAGGCGGATAGCTGTATTGGGTCGAAAACATCTATTAATTTCAAAGATAGTAAAAATTTGATCGGATCGTTTTATCCTCCAGACCGTATTTTTATAGATTCAGCCTTTTGCAAAACGCTTACACCGGAATATTTTAATAGTGGCGTTGGAGAGGTAATCAAATTTCATTTGTTGTCTAATCAAGAGGGATATAAAAAATTAAAGACTTATATTTTTGCAAAAGATGGGCATGAGTCTCAATTGCTTAAAGATATTATTTGGTCAACGTTGAATATTAAGCGATCTTATTTTGAAGAAGATGAATTTGATACTGATAGAAGAAATCTATTAAATTACGGACATTGTTTTGGTCATGCGTTAGAGTCAGCTAGTCATTTTGAGGTGTGTCATGGAGAGGGCGTACTAGTCGGGATGTCTTTTGCGGATTTGTTATCTTTGAAAAGAGGCGCGATGTCGCAGTCTTTATATGGTGAGTTTCAGAAAATTTATGAAGGCCATTACCCGGATTTTGATTTAAGCACTATTGCTGCCGAAGAGATTGTTAAATACTTAAAAAAAGATAAGAAACGTGTTGGCAAGGATCTAACGATGGTTATCGGAGAAGATATTGGTAAATTTCATAAGTGCGACAATATCACTGAAGATGAAGTTCACAAAGTGTATCAGGAATTTTTAGTGAAATGGCAAACGTATAGAAAGTTGGACTCATGA
- a CDS encoding cupin domain-containing protein, whose amino-acid sequence MSRIIAMIPARLGSKRVPRKNLRYLAGKPLICHCIETAKDSGVFDEIYINSEAEIFAQIAQESGISFYKRDEKFSTDQTNNDEFAHDFIQNTDGDILVQILPTSPLITAEEIRNFVVMMTEKKYETCVSVVPHQIACVYEGESVNFSYEEAHRSSQTMSAVCSYATVLMGWTYESFKRNIKEKGFAYHGEKGKIGFFPITGLSTIDIDHEEDFQLAEAAMVYRSMSQQNKIPKYYGDDQNESLRSEVDVPTILKKDGVNKSNFEQENTFLINIDHIIKNYDNTQSWCHRLVNTENNSATLISQMPGEGNRRHFHPDWNEWWYILRGQWKWEIEGKEHVVKEGDVIFIPKGKWHCIIAIGDEPAIRLAVSRADVAHVYKGDT is encoded by the coding sequence ATGAGTAGAATAATTGCTATGATCCCCGCCCGATTAGGAAGCAAGCGAGTGCCGCGTAAGAATTTGAGGTATCTCGCTGGAAAGCCATTGATCTGTCATTGTATCGAAACGGCTAAGGACAGCGGAGTTTTTGATGAGATTTATATTAATTCCGAGGCGGAAATTTTTGCTCAAATAGCACAGGAGAGTGGTATCAGTTTTTATAAGCGAGATGAAAAATTTTCGACCGATCAGACGAATAATGATGAATTTGCGCATGATTTTATTCAAAATACCGATGGAGATATTTTAGTCCAGATTTTACCAACATCGCCGCTTATTACGGCTGAGGAGATTCGGAATTTTGTGGTGATGATGACTGAAAAAAAATATGAAACTTGCGTGTCTGTTGTGCCGCATCAAATTGCTTGTGTTTATGAGGGTGAATCTGTTAATTTTTCTTATGAAGAGGCACATCGCTCGTCTCAGACCATGTCGGCAGTGTGTTCTTATGCAACCGTGCTGATGGGGTGGACATATGAGAGCTTTAAACGCAATATCAAGGAAAAAGGGTTTGCGTATCATGGAGAGAAAGGTAAGATTGGTTTTTTTCCGATTACAGGATTATCTACTATTGATATTGACCATGAAGAAGACTTTCAATTAGCTGAAGCGGCTATGGTGTATAGATCTATGAGCCAGCAGAATAAGATTCCTAAGTATTATGGTGATGATCAAAATGAAAGCTTGCGTTCAGAGGTGGATGTGCCAACGATCTTGAAAAAAGATGGAGTCAATAAAAGTAATTTTGAACAAGAGAATACATTTTTGATCAACATTGATCATATCATTAAAAATTATGATAACACGCAGTCTTGGTGTCATAGATTAGTTAATACAGAAAATAATTCAGCTACGTTGATCTCGCAGATGCCTGGAGAAGGTAATCGTCGACATTTTCATCCGGATTGGAATGAATGGTGGTATATTTTGCGAGGGCAGTGGAAATGGGAGATTGAAGGCAAGGAGCATGTTGTTAAAGAGGGAGATGTTATTTTTATTCCTAAGGGGAAATGGCATTGCATTATAGCGATTGGTGATGAGCCTGCGATTCGCTTGGCTGTTAGTCGGGCCGATGTTGCCCATGTTTATAAGGGGGATACATGA
- a CDS encoding SIS domain-containing protein, giving the protein MLMEYYENMKKVFDAFVDRSENLENMAKAKDILENTRKAGKCIYLIGNGGSASVAEHVAIDLTKNAGLRATALSGATMITTFSNDYGYENVFKKYLESFAFEDDVLIAISSSGSSKNIVNACDEARRKSMHVITLSGFKGDNPLRMKGDINFWVETEAFGFLEILHSLILHWINDSIIGKEVYMIR; this is encoded by the coding sequence ATGTTGATGGAATATTATGAGAATATGAAAAAAGTTTTTGATGCTTTTGTTGACAGGTCTGAAAATTTAGAGAATATGGCCAAGGCAAAAGATATTCTTGAGAACACAAGAAAGGCTGGCAAATGTATTTATCTTATTGGCAATGGAGGGTCTGCTTCAGTAGCTGAGCATGTGGCCATTGATCTAACAAAAAATGCTGGTCTTCGTGCCACGGCTTTAAGTGGCGCGACCATGATAACAACGTTTTCTAATGATTATGGTTATGAAAATGTTTTTAAAAAGTATCTTGAATCATTTGCATTTGAAGATGATGTGTTGATTGCTATTAGCAGCAGTGGCTCATCGAAAAATATTGTTAACGCTTGCGATGAAGCGCGACGTAAGAGCATGCATGTTATCACACTTTCAGGGTTTAAAGGTGACAATCCTTTACGCATGAAAGGAGATATTAATTTTTGGGTTGAGACTGAGGCTTTTGGATTTTTAGAAATCTTGCATAGCTTGATTCTCCATTGGATAAATGATTCTATTATTGGCAAGGAAGTCTACATGATAAGGTGA
- a CDS encoding SDR family oxidoreductase — translation MTNFFDLTGKTIFITGATGFFGKYISEAMLEAGGNVILLGRSKKVTAFVGQCNEKYGSGRATGFLQDMYDLEGLEKLLQTIAQDFDIDAIINNAYDLGKKTGFNSKESWFENLDHQTWKNAFESGIYWSVLTIKIIGETFKKKKAGSIINISSMYATVSPDPGLYEGTDFMNPATYGVNKSGILAFTRYIASFWGKYNIRCNAVVPGAFPNLETETENSVSDDNDFFIERLKEKTVLKRVGHPKDLVGTFIFLVSDASSYMTGQSIVIDGGWTIK, via the coding sequence ATGACGAACTTTTTTGACCTAACAGGAAAAACGATTTTCATCACAGGGGCAACCGGATTTTTCGGCAAGTATATCTCAGAGGCAATGCTTGAGGCTGGTGGGAATGTCATCCTTTTGGGCAGGTCAAAAAAGGTGACGGCCTTTGTTGGCCAATGTAATGAAAAATATGGATCAGGAAGAGCGACTGGTTTTCTTCAAGATATGTATGATCTGGAAGGGTTAGAGAAGCTTCTGCAAACCATTGCGCAAGATTTTGATATTGACGCGATCATTAATAATGCTTATGACCTTGGTAAAAAAACCGGGTTCAATTCCAAAGAATCCTGGTTCGAGAATTTAGATCATCAGACATGGAAAAATGCTTTTGAAAGCGGCATATATTGGAGTGTCTTGACTATAAAGATTATTGGGGAAACATTCAAAAAGAAAAAGGCAGGAAGTATTATTAATATCAGCTCGATGTATGCCACGGTTTCGCCCGATCCCGGCCTTTATGAAGGAACGGATTTTATGAATCCGGCCACGTACGGCGTCAACAAATCCGGTATTTTGGCTTTTACAAGATATATTGCCTCTTTTTGGGGAAAATATAATATACGATGTAATGCTGTTGTGCCTGGTGCGTTTCCAAATCTAGAAACGGAAACAGAGAACAGCGTTAGTGACGACAATGATTTTTTTATTGAACGGCTTAAAGAAAAAACAGTATTAAAAAGGGTTGGGCATCCTAAGGATCTGGTCGGGACATTTATTTTTCTTGTTTCAGATGCCTCGAGTTATATGACGGGCCAGTCTATTGTTATTGATGGCGGTTGGACGATAAAATAG
- a CDS encoding YhcH/YjgK/YiaL family protein: MIFDSLDRLNLYESIPRSKEIVEFLNANDFLNLELGDRKIIGDDLIAKVMEYETKPHEELFFETHDHHIDVQVMLSGGEVMQVINTEHLIPAQGPDIQGDFHFYKPNGPFSSIYVAKRFFTVFFPWDAHRPGCSLDQNKTVKKVVFKIKIV, from the coding sequence ATGATATTTGATTCTTTAGATCGATTAAATTTATATGAGAGCATTCCAAGGAGTAAGGAGATTGTTGAGTTTCTGAATGCGAATGATTTTCTTAATCTGGAGTTGGGAGATCGTAAAATTATTGGGGATGATTTGATTGCAAAGGTCATGGAATATGAAACTAAGCCTCATGAGGAACTTTTTTTTGAAACTCACGACCACCATATTGACGTGCAAGTGATGTTGAGTGGTGGGGAAGTGATGCAGGTTATAAATACGGAGCACCTCATTCCTGCGCAAGGTCCGGATATTCAAGGGGATTTTCATTTTTATAAGCCGAATGGGCCGTTTTCTTCTATTTATGTGGCCAAAAGATTCTTTACAGTCTTTTTTCCATGGGATGCTCATCGCCCAGGATGCTCACTTGATCAAAATAAGACTGTTAAAAAAGTGGTATTTAAAATCAAAATAGTCTAG
- a CDS encoding acylneuraminate cytidylyltransferase family protein encodes MKTVAIIPARGGSKGIKNKNIIEVAGKPLVVWSIEQALQSKSIEAVFVTTDDEKIAEISEKAGAKVIKRPEELSLDTATSEAALLHAINVIEEDLQIDFEIVVFLQATSPVRESLDIDHAFEKFNRENLDSLFSCCKVEDRFVWEKQGEDYQSITYDYRNRQRRQDIKPRFLENGSIYIFKKDILRQTSNRLGGKIGIYEMPFWKSFQIDKEEDIDICEYYLNRLCQKNG; translated from the coding sequence ATGAAAACAGTTGCTATTATCCCTGCGCGAGGAGGAAGCAAGGGAATCAAAAATAAGAATATTATTGAAGTGGCAGGAAAGCCGCTGGTTGTGTGGTCGATTGAGCAGGCACTTCAGTCAAAAAGCATTGAGGCTGTTTTTGTAACAACTGATGATGAAAAAATAGCTGAAATTTCTGAGAAGGCAGGGGCGAAAGTTATAAAAAGGCCGGAGGAGTTATCATTAGACACAGCCACTTCAGAAGCTGCGTTGTTACATGCGATTAATGTTATTGAAGAGGATTTACAGATAGATTTTGAGATAGTTGTATTTTTACAGGCGACATCGCCGGTTCGCGAAAGTTTGGACATTGATCATGCGTTTGAAAAATTTAACAGAGAAAATCTGGATTCTTTGTTCTCCTGCTGTAAAGTAGAGGACAGGTTTGTATGGGAAAAGCAGGGCGAGGACTATCAAAGCATTACATATGATTACCGTAACCGTCAGCGCCGTCAGGATATCAAGCCCAGATTTTTGGAGAACGGCTCGATCTATATTTTTAAAAAGGATATTCTGCGTCAAACCAGTAACCGGCTGGGCGGAAAGATCGGCATATATGAAATGCCCTTCTGGAAGTCGTTTCAGATCGATAAGGAAGAGGATATCGATATTTGTGAATATTATCTGAATAGGCTGTGTCAGAAAAATGGATAA
- a CDS encoding SPASM domain-containing protein: MKKCFNGLTTVNVELTSRCNKECWMCGRRKVDKDYPEIAMNYGDMDFVLVEKIAAQLPENIVVQLHNNGEPLLYPRFKEAAQLFARQITNFDTNGKLLVEKADEIIDVVDTMAISVFENDEEADEQYEIIEKFLKIKGERKPYAILRINGDVDVKRYEKFGLVMASRVLHAPMGSFNYKKAEPTVPEVGICLDFLNHMAIDRNGEVSICVRFDPKRLGVIGDANKQSLFDIWNGEQRMKWLELHKKGKRKDIPLCSYCHFWGVPTGRGNAVHNVKEKVDDSDVVNKQRAE; this comes from the coding sequence ATGAAAAAATGTTTTAATGGATTAACAACGGTGAACGTTGAATTGACCAGCAGATGCAATAAAGAATGCTGGATGTGCGGACGTCGAAAGGTCGATAAGGATTATCCGGAAATCGCCATGAATTACGGCGATATGGATTTTGTGCTTGTTGAAAAAATTGCCGCTCAGTTACCGGAGAATATTGTTGTGCAACTACATAATAATGGTGAGCCGCTGCTGTATCCACGGTTTAAAGAAGCCGCACAGCTTTTTGCTCGGCAGATCACCAATTTTGATACAAATGGAAAGCTTTTAGTTGAAAAGGCCGATGAGATCATTGATGTGGTAGATACGATGGCCATTTCTGTTTTTGAAAATGACGAGGAAGCGGATGAACAGTATGAAATCATCGAAAAGTTCTTAAAAATAAAAGGCGAGAGGAAACCGTATGCCATCTTGAGAATTAACGGAGATGTTGATGTCAAACGGTATGAAAAATTCGGGCTTGTGATGGCGTCGCGTGTTCTACATGCCCCTATGGGAAGCTTTAATTATAAAAAGGCCGAGCCCACGGTGCCTGAGGTGGGTATCTGCCTGGATTTTTTAAACCATATGGCGATTGATCGGAATGGGGAGGTCTCGATCTGTGTGCGGTTTGATCCCAAACGGCTGGGAGTGATCGGGGATGCAAATAAACAAAGTTTGTTTGATATCTGGAACGGCGAACAACGGATGAAGTGGCTTGAATTGCACAAGAAAGGTAAAAGGAAGGATATTCCGTTGTGTTCGTATTGTCATTTTTGGGGTGTGCCCACAGGCAGAGGAAACGCGGTTCATAATGTTAAAGAAAAGGTTGATGATTCAGATGTTGTTAATAAACAAAGGGCTGAGTAG